In the Gossypium arboreum isolate Shixiya-1 chromosome 10, ASM2569848v2, whole genome shotgun sequence genome, one interval contains:
- the LOC108462097 gene encoding peroxidase P7-like, with product MAEACSLLLLLVFVLSGAPVEGRHGSKLSQNYYKSTCPEVFSIVQAEVEAALNKEPRMGASLLRLHFHDCFVNGSDGSIFLDDNATFIGEKTAPPNVNSTRGFNVVDVKARLEDACPGVVSCADILAIAARDSTVILGGPSWKVKLGRKDATTASNAAATEFIPRPNLNISALVSSFDAQGLSLKDLVALSGAHIIGLEKCETFRAHIHNDSNIDPTFAKSLQRKCPRAGKGNIHQQLDLQSLTSFDNSYFKNLLKKKGLLRSDQELFSGTSADSLVKKYAADSSEFFKHFSKSMIKLGNIKPLTESSGKIRINCRKVN from the exons ATGGCTGAAGCTTGTTCCCTTTTACTTCTGCTTGTCTTTGTTCTCTCTGGTGCACCTGTTGAAGGCCGCCATGGGAGTAAACTCTCTCAGAATTACTACAAATCCACTTGTCCCGAAGTATTCTCCATTGTCCAAGCTGAAGTTGAAGCCGCTTTAAACAAGGAACCGCGCATGGGGGCATCTTTGCTCCGCTTGCATTTCCACGATTGCTTTGTTAAT GGTAGCGATGGATCAATTTTCTTGGATGACAATGCAACATTCATCGGTGAGAAAACCGCACCGCCAAACGTAAACTCGACCAGAGGATTCAACGTTGTCGACGTCAAAGCTCGACTGGAGGATGCATGTCCAGGAGTAGTTTCTTGTGCAGATATTTTGGCAATCGCAGCACGAGACTCAACTGTCATA CTAGGAGGTCCTTCGTGGAAAGTTAAGCTAGGGAGAAAGGACGCTACCACTGCTAGCAATGCTGCTGCAACAGAGTTCATCCCTAGACCGAACCTGAATATTAGTGCTCTTGTTTCAAGCTTTGATGCTCAAGGACTCTCATTGAAAGATTTGGTGGCACTTTCAG GTGCTCACATTATTGGCCTGGAAAAGTGCGAAACATTTCGAGCACACATTCACAATGACTCCAACATTGATCCCACATTTGCCAAGTCCCTGCAACGCAAATGCCCCAGAGCCGGAAAAGGTAACATTCACCAACAGCTTGACTTACAGTCTCTAACGTCTTTCGACAATTCTTACTTTAAGAATTTGTTGAAGAAGAAGGGTCTTCTCCGCTCCGATCAAGAGCTCTTTAGTGGAACCTCTGCTGATTCTTTGGTTAAGAAGTATGCTGCAGATTCTTCTGAGTTTTTCAAACACTTCTCCAAATCTATGATCAAGTTGGGTAATATCAAGCCTCTCACGGAAAGTTCTGGTAAAATTAGGATCAATTGCAGAAAAGTCAACTGA